Part of the Paeniglutamicibacter sulfureus genome, CGAGGCCGACAGGCGTAGTCGATGGACAACGGGTTGATATTCCCGTACCGGTGAAAAACCGCCCATACCGAACTGGTGATGCTAACCGCCCCAACCACCCACCTCAAGGCCTTCGGGCCTTGTATCGGGTGTGCGGCGCGGGACCCGAACCAGGGAGGTAAGCGTATTAACAGGTGTGACGCAGGAAGGTAGCCGAGCCAGGCAATGGAATTGACCTGGTCCAAGGATGTAGGGCGAGTCGTAGGCAAATCCGCGACTCACATAGCCTGAGACCCGATAGGCGCCCCTTTTGGGGGGTGATTCGGTGATCCTATGCTGCCAAGAAAAGCATCGACGCGAGGTTTTAGCCGCCCGTACCCCAAACCGACACAGGTGATCAGGTAGAGAATACTAAGGCGATCGAGAGAATCATGGTTAAGGAACTCGGCAAAATGCCCCCGTAACTTCGGGAGAAGGGGGGCCTGCCCCGTGATGAGGATTTACTCCTCGGAGCGGGTGTGGGCCGCAGAGACCAGGGGGAAGCGACTGTTTACTAAAAACACAGGTCCGTGCGAAGTCGCAAGACGATGTATACGGACTGACTCCTGCCCGGTGCTGGAAGGTTAAGAGGACCGGTTAGCTCTTTGGAGCGAAGCTGAGAATTTAAGCCCCAGTAAACGGCGGTGGTAACTATAACCATCCTAAGGTAGCGAAATTCCTTGTCGGGTAAGTTCCGACCTGCACGAATGGAGTAACGACTTCCCCGCTGTCTCAACCATGAACTCGGCGAAATTGCACTACGAGTAAAGATGCTCGTTACGCGCAGCAGGACGGAAAGACCCCGAGACCTTTACTATAGTTTGGTATTGGTGTTCGGTGCAGCTTGTGTAGGATAGGTGGGAGACTGTGAAGCCCGGACGCTAGTTCGGGTGGAGTCATCGTTGAAATACCACTCTGGCTGTACCGGTCACCTAACTTCGGCCCATGATCTGGGTCAGGGACAGTGCCTGATGGGTAGTTTAACTGGGGCGGTTGCCTCCTAAAGAGTAACGGAGGCGCCCAAAGGTTCCCTCAGCCTGGTTGGCAATCAGGTGTCGAGTGTAAGTGCACAAGGGAGCTTGACTGTGAGAGCGACAGCTCGAGCAGGGACGAAAGTCGGGACTAGTGATCCGGCGGCACGTTGTGGAACGGCCGTCGCTCAACGGATAAAAGGTACCTCGGGGATAACAGGCTGATCTTGCCCAAGAGTCCATATCGACGGCATGGTTTGGCACCTCGATGTCGGCTCGTCGCATCCTGGGGCTGGAGTAGGTCCCAAGGGTTGGGCTGTTCGCCCATTAAAGCGGTACGCGAGCTGGGTTTAGAACGTCGTGAGACAGTTCGGTCCCTATCCGCTGCGCGCGCAGGAAATTTGAGAAGAGCTGTCCTTAGTACGAGAGGACCGGGACGGACGAACCTCTGGTGTGTCAGTTGTACTGCCAAGTGCACCGCTGATTAGCTACGTTCGGAAGGGATAACCGCTGAAAGCATCTAAGCGGGAAGCCCACTTCGAGATGAGATTTCCATACACTTTTGAGTGTGAGAGGCCCCCAGCCAGACCACTGGGTTGATAGGCAGGATGTGGAAGCGAGGACTAAAGACTCGTGAAGCTGACCTGTACTAATAGGCCGACAACTTAAACCACAAACACCACACCACCCCCCGCGGGTGGTTGGCAAGAAACGCTGCGTCCACTATACGGTCCCGAAACAACAAACCCAATTTGTTTTTCGCGGAACAACAACAACCATAACTATCATGGTCGTAACCCACAGATTCACCACCCCCAAACCAGCTTTGGGTGGCGGTAACAGAGTTACGGCGGTCATAGCGTGGGGGAAACGCCCGGTCCCATACCGAACCCGGAAGCTAAGACCCACTGCGCCGATGGTACTGCACTCGGGAGGGTGTGGGAGAGTAGGTCACCGCCGGACACAACGTCCCGAAACCCCCAAGCCCCACCGGCTTGGGGGTTTCGATGCTTAACCACCACACCACCAAAAACCACGGCCCCCGGACACACACCCCCCGGGGGCCGCACCCCGTTAAGGCACCCCGGCCATCCACAGACACTGTGGATAGCCGGCCCCTATCCACAGCATCTGTGGAAAACATCGCGATCCCGGCTCGCCCCCAAGCACCAACGACCGCACACCGCCCTGATGCGGTCGTAGAGTCCACATGCCACCAGACCCAAGGCTGATGCGTTTCACCGCTGGAGTAACCGTGAAAAATAGTCTCAAATTCTCACTTCAGACGCGTACAGTGAATCGTTGAGACGTGGAACACGATGCGTATGCCCTGGTTGCTTCCCCGCGGTGCGGACGCGATTCTGCCCTACCGCTGAAACGGCCACGGTGTGCGCGCGGATGAATGGATGGGACAGATATGAGCACAGATTCGTCAGTTGCTACCAACGCAGCAAAGCCGATGGCAAACGCGAACCACCGTGACAACAACGTTCGACCACAGGATGATCTGTATCGTCATGCCAATGGGGCTTGGCTATCTACTGCACAGATACCCGCGGATCAAGGTAGCTACGGCTCCTTCATGGCCCTGCGAGACGATTCCGAGGCAGCCGTGCGGGCAATCATTGAAAGCGCCCAAGACAACCGGATCGCTGCTGACGGGACCCCTGACGCACGCAAAGAGCGCATCGCGAACCTCTATGAAAGCTTCATGGACGAGGAGCGGATCGAAGCCAGTGGAGTCGAACCCATCCGGACCGATCTGTCATCCATTTATGCCACCACGTCGATTGCCGAACTTGTCACCCTCAGCGGATCGTTTTTCCGGCGAGGTGTGTCCGGTTTCATCCAGGCAGGTGCCAGTTCGGATGCCGGATCGCCGGAGCGAAATCTCCTCACCCTGATTCAGGGTGGACTTGGGCTGCCGGATGAGTCCTACTACCGCGAAGAGCAGTTCGCCGAACTCCTTGGCGAATACCGGGAGCACCTGGGCCGTTTGCTGGCACTTGGGGAAATCAAGGACACCGAGGCCGCAGCGCGGGACGTCGTCGCGTTGGAAATTGCGTTGGCTTCCCATCACTGGGACAGAGTCAAGTGCCGCGACGCCCAGGCGCGTTACAACCTGATGGATGCCTCGACTCTCCTTGAACACATTCCTTCTCTTTCCGAATGGCTTCGTGGCGCCGGCATCGAGGAAAAGTATTTCGCCGAGGTCGATGTCTGGCAGCCGAGCTATCTCACGGGGCTCGAGCAGGTGCTGAACAGCGAATCGCTGGCTTCATGGCAACACTGGCTGGCAGTGCAACTGATCCGATCCAACGCACCTTACTTGTCCAGCGCATTCGTCAACGAGAACTTCTCCTTCTATTCCGCGAAGCTTTCCGGAGTTCAGGAGCTTCGTGAGCGCTGGAAGCGAGGTGTGGCGTTCACCGAAGGAGCCGTCGGCGAGGACATCGGCCAGCTGTATGTAGCCGAGCATTTTCCAGAGCGCAGCAAGGACAAAATGGAAGCTCTGGTTGCCAACCTCATTGATGCCTACCGTCAGTCCATCGGGGAGCTGGAATGGATGAGCCCTGACACCAAGGACAAGGCGCTGGAGAAACTGTCCATGTTCCGGCCCAAGATCGGCTACCCGAACGAGTGGATCGACTACTCCGCCATTTCCACCGTGGCCGACAATGTGATTTCCAATATCGCAGCGGCAAACGAATTCGAGTTCCTGCGTGAACTTAAGAAGATCGACGACGGTGTGGACCGTGAGTTGTGGTTCATGTTCCCGCAAACCGTCAACGCCTACTACCACCCATTGTTGAATGAGATTGCCTTCCCTGCTGCAATCCTCCGCTCACCCTTCTTCGACGCCGACCGGGATGCCGCTTCCAACTATGGCGCCATAGGCGCGGTGATCGGGCACGAGATAGGACACGGCTTCGATGACCAAGGGTCCCAGTTTGACGGGACGGGCCAGTTGAAAAACTGGTGGACCGACGAGGACCGGGCAGCCTTTGAAAAACTCACCGGCAAACTCGTCGACCAATACGAAGCGCTGGTACCGCTGGAAGCGCCGGAACACCACGTCAACGGAAAGCTCACCCTCGGTGAGAACATTGGGGACTTGGGCGGACTTGGCATTGCATACACGGCCTACAAGCTGGATTTGGCTGCCCGCGGCGTGGCTGCTGACGAAGTTATAGATGGTTTGAACGGTGACCAGCGGTTCTTCTATTCCTGGGCCGAGTGCTGGCGTACGCTGACCCGCCCGGAGACCATGGTCACCCGCATCACCACTGACCCGCACTCACCCGGTGAGTTCCGTTGCAATCAGGTGCCCAAGAATATGGATGCGTTCCATGAAGCCTTCGATACCAAGCCCGGCGACGGCATGTGGATGGACCCCATGGACCGCGTCAGGATCTGGTAGTCAGGAATGCTTCCGTTGCCCCTTTCCACGCGTGTGCAGGGGCAACGGAAGCGGTTTCGCCGCGATGCTGTAACGCGGCGACGTGGTCGCCGGTGTCATCTAGCAATGCCGCGAAGGCTGCCGGAACGGAGCCGTGAATGCCCTTGGTCGTTTCGAGGAATGTGGATCCTGGAACGACCTGATGGAGCTTGCGCGCCGTAGAACGAAAATATGCTGCGCTCTTGGCACCTGCCATGAAATGCGTATTACGCGGAAGAACCGCAAAGCTGTCTGCGGACTACGGCTCTGCCAGAGTTGCCCGCAGTTCTCCCACCTCGATGGGAAGCATGCTCCGGGCAAGCTCTCCGTCCTTGGTTGACTTGCCACGCCCACGACGGTCGTAGAAATCCACTGCCTAGGCGTCGCCCAGCTGAGCGCTGAGGGCAGCGGCGAATGGCCGAGGGATGAGCGCAGTATGGAGAGTACCTCCCATGGCTAGGATTCGGCGGTGGCCGGGAGCACGAGGGTTGCCCTAGGAATACAGGGCGAGTGAACCACCGTGGGGTGTTTGAAGAATGGCTTCTTCCCCGATCCCTTCATTCTATTCGGGGTTCGAAGAAGGCCTTGAGGTGTTGCTCCCCACCTCTCAGCCCGCACGCAGAATATTCGGACTAGAATTGGATATTGTGACTGCCGAAAAAACTGCCCCAGTAGCTAACCCCACCGAGACCAACGACCAGCGCCAGGTGCGCATGGACAAGCGTGCCGCTTTGTTGGCCCGTGGAGAAGAAGCCTATCCAGTGGGCGTTGCACGGACTCACTCGCTTCATGAGATCCGGGAGCAATTCCCGGACCTTGCCCCCGACACCGCCACGGGCTTCCAAGCCGGCATCGTCGGGCGCATTGTCTTCATGCGCAATACGGGCAAGCTTTGCTTCGCCACCTTGCAGGAGGGCGGCCCCGAAGGTACGGGTACCCGGCTCCAGGCCATGCTTTCTCTCGCCAACGTGGGCGAGGAAAGGCTCGCCGACTGGAAGGCCCTTGTGGACCTGGGTGACCACGTGCTGATCACCGGTGAGGTCATTGCTTCGCGCCGAGGCGAACTTTCGGTCATGGCAAGTGATTGGCAAATGGCTTCCAAGGCGCTGCGTCCACTGCCGGTGTTGCACGCGGACCTCAACGAGGAAACGCGCGTGCGCCAGCGCTATGCCGACCTGATCGTGCGCGATGAGGCACGGGAGATGGTTTACAAGCGCGCGGCAATCACGCGCGCGGTCCGCGACACTCTGCATGCCCGCGATTACGTCGAGGTTGAAACCCCGATGCTGCAGCTGATCCACGGTGGTGCCTCTGCTCGTCCGTTCGAGACGCATTTGAATGCCTTTGACCAGCCAATGACGTTGCGTATTGCCACCGAATTGTTCCTCAAGCGTGCAGTCGTCGGCGGTATTGACCGCGTCTTTGAATTGGGGCGGATCTTCCGCAACGAAGGCGTGGATTCCACGCACTCCCCGGAGTTCACGACCCTTGAATCCTACGAAGCCTATGCGGATCAATTCGTGATGGCCGACCGCATCAAGGAAATCATCCTTAATGCCGCCGATGCCGTTGGCGCCGGCCGCCAGATCGAAACTTCCAAGGGCACCATCAACCTTGATGGCGAATGGGCATGGTTGGGCGTCTATCCCGGACTTTCCGAAGCAGTGGGCCAAGAAATTACCCCCGACACCGACGTCGAAACCCTGCGAGCAGTTGCCGAAAAGCATGGCGTGAAAGTCGACCCAAAGTGGGAATCTCAAAAGCTGGTCATTGAATTGTTTGGCGAAATCGTTGAACCGACCCTTATCGACCCGACCTTCGTCTACGACTATCCGCCGGCTGCGCAGCCACTGGCCCGCCCGCACCGCAGCACGCCGGGAATTATCGAAGCTTGGGATCTGGTCATTGGAGGGATGGAACGGGGAACCGCGTTCTCCGAGCTGATCGACCCCGTGATCCAGCGAGAACGACTGACCGCGCAGTCCCGTATGGCTGCCGACGGCGACGACGAAGCCATGCAGCTGGACGAGGACTTCCTGCGTGCGCTCGAATACGGAGCCCCGCCGATGGGTGGCATTGGGTTGGGTATTGACCGACTGGTCATGCTCTTCGCAGACACTGGAATTCGAGAAACGATCCTCTTCCCACTGCTAAAGCCGGAGGCCTAATATGCCATATATTGAGGAACTTCTTCCAACTATTGTTGTTGCGCTCGTGTTTTGGTTTGTCATTCGTGCCGTATCCAATGTGGATCGCAGTGAGCGTGCTGCAGAAGCCAAAGCGGACGAACAAATCAATATAACGGCGCATCACGAGGACAACAAAAGCCCGAAAGCTGATAATTAGCCCAATATCTGAATTCCCACTTGCTGGATGATCCGTTGTTATGATTATGTTATGGGTACACACAAGGGCACAAACCGTTAATGTGTTCATGTGAATTCCCACCACAGCAAGGAGAAGCTAATGGCGCGTCAAGTCCAAATTGCATTGATTGATGATATTGATGGTTCCGAGGCGGTCGAATCTATCGTATTCGGTATCGGCGGTCAGCATTATGAAATCGACCTCAACGAGGAACATGCCGCGGCATTCCGCGAGGCTTTCAAGCCGTACATCAAGGTCGCACGCACCTCGAAGCAGTTCACTCCGAAGGAAGCCCCGGCCATCCGTGCTTGGGCCAAGGAGAACAACGTCAAGGTCAACGCCCGCGGACGCCTGCAGGCCGATGTCATCTCCGCCTACCATGCAGCCCAGGCGAAGAAATCGCGTTCCAAGTCCAAGTAGAACTTTCGACTTCTGATATTTCTGGGGAGCCTGCGGGCTCCCGCCGCTGTGGGGGTAGGCAATAGACGTCGGGGGATCGGATCCATTGAAATGGGTCAGGTCCCCCGAGTTTGTTTAATGCGAAGAAGAACGCCGAGGGTGAACAATGTTATCCCTTGGGCGAACATCCAACACGAGCCCTAATTTGATGCGTAGCATCGAAATACGTGTTAGCTAGGAGTGTGCCGCATGTTTGAGAGATTTACCGACCGTGCCCGTCGCGTTGTCGTGCTTGCCCAAGAAGAGGCGCGCATGCTCAACCACAACTACATCGGAACCGAGCACGTATTGCTCGGCCTCATCCATGAAGGCGAGGGAGTAGCGGCCAAGGCCCTTGAGTCGCTGAACATATCCCTTGGTGCCGTGCGTGAGCAGGTCCAAGAGATTATCGGACAGGGCCAGCAGGCTCCTTCCGGCCACATCCCCTTTACGCCCCGCGCCAAGAAGGTTCTCGAGCTCTCGCTGCGCGAAGCGCTGCAGCTGGGGCACAACTACATTGGCACGGAGCATATCCTGCTCGGCCTGATTCGCGAGGGCGAGGGTGTTGCCGCCCAAGTCCTGGTGAAGCTCGGTGCCGACCTGTCTCGCGTGCGCCAGCAAGTCATCCAGCTGCTCTCCGGCTACCAAGGCGGCAAGGAAACCGCCGGTGCCGGTGTTAGCTCCGGTGGACAGAGCGAGGGCACTCCTGCCGGTTCGGCCGTGCTCGACCAGTTTGGCCGCAACCTCACGACCGCTGCCCGCGAGGGCAAGCTTGACCCGGTTATTGGCCGGGAGTTCGAGATGGAACGCGTCATGCAGGTTCTCTCGCGCCGCACCAAGAACAACCCGGTGCTCATCGGTGAACCCGGTGTCGGCAAGACTGCAGTCGTCGAGGGCCTGGCCCAGGCGATCGTGCGCGGAGATGTGCCGGAAACCATCAAGGACAAGCAGCTTTACACCCTTGACCTCGGGTCCCTGGTTGCCGGTTCGCGTTACCGCGGTGACTTCGAGGAACGCCTGAAGAAGGTCCTCAAGGAAATCCGCACCCGCGGCGATATCATCCTCTTTATCGACGAGATCCATACCCTTGTCGGTGCCGGTGCGGCCGAGGGCGCAATCGACGCTGCCTCGATCCTCAAGCCGATGCTTGCCCGTGGAGAACTCCAGACCATCGGTGCAACCACGCTTGACGAATACCGCAAGCACATCGAAAAGGACGCGGCCCTCGAACGCCGGTTCCAGCCGATCCAGGTCAAGGAACCCTCGGTGGAGCACACTACGCAGATCCTGCGTGGATTGCGCGACCGTTACGAGGCCCATCACCGCGTCTCGATTACCGACGGTGCCCTGTCCGCGGCCGCCGAGCTGGCACACCGCTACATCTCGGACCGCTTCCTTCCCGACAAGGCCATCGACCTGATCGATGAGGCCGGCGCGCGACTTCGCATCCGCCGCATGACCGCCCCTCCGGCGCTCAAGCTCATGGACGAGGAAATCGCCACGGTTCGCTTGGAGAAGGAAGCCGCCATCGACGCGCAGGACTTCGAGGGTGCCGCCTCGCTGCGCGACAAGGAAGGCAAGCTCCAGGAAGCCCGCGCGGAGAAGGAGAAGGCCTGGAAGAACGGCGAACTCGACGAGATCGCCGAGGTCGATGCCGACCTGATCGCCGAGGTCCTGGCCAACTCCACCGGCATCCCGGTGGTCAAGCTGACCGAGGAAGAGTCCACGCGACTGCTGAACATGGAAGATGAGCTGCACAAGCGGGTCATCGGCCAGGATGAGGCAATCAAGGCGATCTCCCAGGCCATACGGCGCACCCGTGCCGGGTTGAAGGACCCGAATCGCCCAGGCGGCTCGTTCATCTTCGCCGGCCCCACCGGCGTCGGCAAGACCGAGCTGGCCAAGGCGCTCGCGGAATTCCTCTTCGGCGAGGAAGACGCGCTGATCACCCTGGACATGTCCGAGTACTCGGAGAAGCACACGGTCTCCCGTCTCTTCGGTGCCCCTCCGGGCTATGTCGGCTACG contains:
- a CDS encoding ATP-dependent Clp protease ATP-binding subunit, with product MFERFTDRARRVVVLAQEEARMLNHNYIGTEHVLLGLIHEGEGVAAKALESLNISLGAVREQVQEIIGQGQQAPSGHIPFTPRAKKVLELSLREALQLGHNYIGTEHILLGLIREGEGVAAQVLVKLGADLSRVRQQVIQLLSGYQGGKETAGAGVSSGGQSEGTPAGSAVLDQFGRNLTTAAREGKLDPVIGREFEMERVMQVLSRRTKNNPVLIGEPGVGKTAVVEGLAQAIVRGDVPETIKDKQLYTLDLGSLVAGSRYRGDFEERLKKVLKEIRTRGDIILFIDEIHTLVGAGAAEGAIDAASILKPMLARGELQTIGATTLDEYRKHIEKDAALERRFQPIQVKEPSVEHTTQILRGLRDRYEAHHRVSITDGALSAAAELAHRYISDRFLPDKAIDLIDEAGARLRIRRMTAPPALKLMDEEIATVRLEKEAAIDAQDFEGAASLRDKEGKLQEARAEKEKAWKNGELDEIAEVDADLIAEVLANSTGIPVVKLTEEESTRLLNMEDELHKRVIGQDEAIKAISQAIRRTRAGLKDPNRPGGSFIFAGPTGVGKTELAKALAEFLFGEEDALITLDMSEYSEKHTVSRLFGAPPGYVGYEEGGQLTEKVRRRPFSVVLFDEVEKAHADLFNSLLQILEDGRLTDSQGRVVDFKNTVIIMTTNLGTRDISKGVMTGFQSSADTKTGYNRMQAKVQEELRQHFRPEFLNRVDDVVVFPQLTQDEIVEIVDLFLGRLKKRLVDRNMTIELSQAARVLLATRGYDPAMGARPLRRTMQRDIEDQLSEKILFGELVPGQHIKVDVEGEGDDATFTFHGEGGTPQIEGESAPIAIEG
- the lysS gene encoding lysine--tRNA ligase; this translates as MVTAEKTAPVANPTETNDQRQVRMDKRAALLARGEEAYPVGVARTHSLHEIREQFPDLAPDTATGFQAGIVGRIVFMRNTGKLCFATLQEGGPEGTGTRLQAMLSLANVGEERLADWKALVDLGDHVLITGEVIASRRGELSVMASDWQMASKALRPLPVLHADLNEETRVRQRYADLIVRDEAREMVYKRAAITRAVRDTLHARDYVEVETPMLQLIHGGASARPFETHLNAFDQPMTLRIATELFLKRAVVGGIDRVFELGRIFRNEGVDSTHSPEFTTLESYEAYADQFVMADRIKEIILNAADAVGAGRQIETSKGTINLDGEWAWLGVYPGLSEAVGQEITPDTDVETLRAVAEKHGVKVDPKWESQKLVIELFGEIVEPTLIDPTFVYDYPPAAQPLARPHRSTPGIIEAWDLVIGGMERGTAFSELIDPVIQRERLTAQSRMAADGDDEAMQLDEDFLRALEYGAPPMGGIGLGIDRLVMLFADTGIRETILFPLLKPEA
- a CDS encoding M13 family metallopeptidase, translated to MSTDSSVATNAAKPMANANHRDNNVRPQDDLYRHANGAWLSTAQIPADQGSYGSFMALRDDSEAAVRAIIESAQDNRIAADGTPDARKERIANLYESFMDEERIEASGVEPIRTDLSSIYATTSIAELVTLSGSFFRRGVSGFIQAGASSDAGSPERNLLTLIQGGLGLPDESYYREEQFAELLGEYREHLGRLLALGEIKDTEAAARDVVALEIALASHHWDRVKCRDAQARYNLMDASTLLEHIPSLSEWLRGAGIEEKYFAEVDVWQPSYLTGLEQVLNSESLASWQHWLAVQLIRSNAPYLSSAFVNENFSFYSAKLSGVQELRERWKRGVAFTEGAVGEDIGQLYVAEHFPERSKDKMEALVANLIDAYRQSIGELEWMSPDTKDKALEKLSMFRPKIGYPNEWIDYSAISTVADNVISNIAAANEFEFLRELKKIDDGVDRELWFMFPQTVNAYYHPLLNEIAFPAAILRSPFFDADRDAASNYGAIGAVIGHEIGHGFDDQGSQFDGTGQLKNWWTDEDRAAFEKLTGKLVDQYEALVPLEAPEHHVNGKLTLGENIGDLGGLGIAYTAYKLDLAARGVAADEVIDGLNGDQRFFYSWAECWRTLTRPETMVTRITTDPHSPGEFRCNQVPKNMDAFHEAFDTKPGDGMWMDPMDRVRIW
- a CDS encoding histone-like nucleoid-structuring protein Lsr2, translated to MARQVQIALIDDIDGSEAVESIVFGIGGQHYEIDLNEEHAAAFREAFKPYIKVARTSKQFTPKEAPAIRAWAKENNVKVNARGRLQADVISAYHAAQAKKSRSKSK